CCCACGGATCCTCGTCGCGGACGGCGATCTATCATGCGGTGCGGGTCGCCTGCGAATCGGTGGGGCATCATGTTAACGATCATATTATTGAAGAAGCCAGGAAGTTGAGTAACAAATCATGAGTACCACCCAACGCCACGCCGCGATCATTGGAACAGGACACTATGTCCCTGAGCGCATACTAACCAATGCTGAATTGGAGAAAATGGTCGACACCACGGATGAGTGGATTGTCACCCGCAGCGGAATCCGGGAGCGTCACATCGCCCGGGACGATCAGGCCACGTCGGACCTGGCGGCTGAGGCGGCACGTCGGGCGATGGCGTCTGCCGGGGTGAAGCCCGAGGACATTGACCTGATCATTGTGGCGACCATTACGCCGGATATGCCGTTTCCCAATACCGCCTGCTTCGTCCAGAAACTGATCGGTGCGAAAAACGCCACGTGTGTCGGACTGGAAGCGGCCTGTACCGGGTTCCTTTTCGCCCTGGATGCGGCGTCCCAATATCTGTTGACCGGGCGGTTCAAGACAGCATTGGTCATCGGGGCCGAAAAGATGAGCACGATCGTGGATTGGCAGGACCGGACGACCTGTGTGCTGTTCGGGGATGGCGCCGGGGCCGTGGTGGTGCAGGCGCGCGAAACGGGGGAAGGGATTCTCTCGGCCGTGACCGGTTCCGATGGCGGATTGAGTGGCTTGCTGAATCTTCCGGCGGGGGGCAGTCGAACGCCTGCGTCCGCCCAGACTGTCGAAGCCCGCCTGCATTACATGCGGATGGAAGGCAAGGAGATCTTCAAACATGCGGTGCGGGCCATGGGCGAATCGGCCCGGCGTGCGCTGGAAAAAAGCGGGCTGACCATGGCGGATATCGCCTGCGTGGTGCCGCATCAGGCCAATATGCGTATCGTCGAGGCGATCCGGTCGCGCCTGGAGGTGGGGCCTGAGAAATTCTTCATCAATCTGGATAAGTATGGAAACATGTCCTCGGCCTCGATTCCGGTGGCGCTGGATGAAGCCATGGCGTCTGGGCGTATCAAGAAGGG
This is a stretch of genomic DNA from bacterium. It encodes these proteins:
- a CDS encoding beta-ketoacyl-ACP synthase III, whose product is MSTTQRHAAIIGTGHYVPERILTNAELEKMVDTTDEWIVTRSGIRERHIARDDQATSDLAAEAARRAMASAGVKPEDIDLIIVATITPDMPFPNTACFVQKLIGAKNATCVGLEAACTGFLFALDAASQYLLTGRFKTALVIGAEKMSTIVDWQDRTTCVLFGDGAGAVVVQARETGEGILSAVTGSDGGLSGLLNLPAGGSRTPASAQTVEARLHYMRMEGKEIFKHAVRAMGESARRALEKSGLTMADIACVVPHQANMRIVEAIRSRLEVGPEKFFINLDKYGNMSSASIPVALDEAMASGRIKKGDHVILVAFGGGLTWGAMVVKM